Genomic segment of Bos taurus isolate L1 Dominette 01449 registration number 42190680 breed Hereford chromosome 6, ARS-UCD2.0, whole genome shotgun sequence:
GGGAATCAGTTGCAAACACAATGTTCCTTTATCCCTAAATAATGCAGTGTGTTTCCTGAAACCAGGACATCGCTCGCATGACCGCAGCACAATTGTCCACATCAGGACGCTGACACTGATAGAACTGTTTCTGCAGATCTTAGAGCCTGCTGATTTTCCGGTGATCCCCTCTTTAGCcaaagagaattccagaccccGTATTATCACTTGTCTGTCTCTCGAGTCTCATCTCCTTGATCTGAGACAGTTCCTCGGTCTCTTTGTCCTTTAGGACACTGACTTTTTTTGAGGAATACAGGCTTATTATGTCCAACGTGTCGTAATCTACCCTAAGGGTTTCTTTAACTTCTCGTAATAGCTCCCTCTTAAGTTTCGAAGTACATGTGGAAGCTTCATATTTTGCTGTTAATTTAGTTCTATAAGCAGAAGTTGCCTCCcccgctccctccctcccttgttccttccttttttcctctgcctGACTTCTCTGAGTACACGTGTGCTCTGTACCGTGCTGTGTAAGGAGTTGTGAGAGATTGCAGAGTGGAGGGGTTGAGTCTGCCCGCAGCTGCCATGGCCTGCCTCACAGGGGAAGGGGCATTTACGGTGGGGTTTTGAAGGCTGCTCAGGAGCACCCCTTCCAGAAACTGTGATCAGCTGCATCTGTCACAGCCCTGCCTGCTCCTGGGTGTCTGCCTCTGGCCCGAGGAGGCATCCTCGAGGGCGGGATCTATCTTGTTTGTATCTTCATGTCTTCATCACTGGACAGGGATTGTCTGCCAAGTGAGGGAGGGAAAGGGGTCTCCATGTGAAATGTGTACTTGGAAATGTGCGATCTAACACGCACTTGATTTTTTCCAGCTTGGAAAACGTGATTTTTCTCAGTGAAGAGGAAAGGTCTTTCTTTAGCCGTGAAGGACACTTTTCTGAGGAGGAGGCCAGGCAGCTGCTGAGAAGGACGTCCAGCACGAATGTCTGCACCATGTACAGACTGGGTATGTGGGGGGACACGGGGCGCCCCTCCCGCCCTCAGGATGGCCCCGGGGACCTCTCAGGACTTGCAGGGGGCTGCTCCTTGtgtgtttggtcactcagtcgtgtctgactctgtgaccccacggactgcagcccgccagcccctctgtccgtgggattctccaggcgagaacactggagtgggtggccattccccctctaggggatcttcctggcccggggatggaacttgggtctctcgcactgcaggcagattctttactgtctgagccacagggaagtgcCCTACAGCCTGTGAGAACAGTTTTCTTAGGTCAGATTCCCCGAAAGGCCATGAAGGGTGCAGAGCTTGCCCCCGGCTGACACCCCTCAGCCCTGTTCCGCCTGCACTGCTCTGTGGCGAGGCTGGACTGTCCACTCTGCAGAGGGCGGCACGGCTCCGGCTTCGTCCACTGTTTGCGGCGACAACCCCACCCTGCTGCCTTTAAGGAATCTTCCGCCTCCTCCATCATTCACAGTATTGAATGCCAGCCCCTGGACACTTACAGGTGGCCAGACAGATGCTGGCACTGCCTTCAGGGCAGGTGGCGGGGTaacaggagagacagagagaaggagcAGGATAAGGGGCTGGGCGATTCAGGAAAGTGGGGCCTGAGCCTCCCAGCTGCCCCGGGGACGGGTCTCAGTTGAGCTGCTTCTCCACTGACTCTAGGCACCAGCCTAAGACCGTCTGCTCCGCTGGGGCTGCGGGAGCAGGAGGGCCTGGGACTGTGGTACGAACAGTAGAGAGAGGGGGTGTGTCGGCAGCCACAGCTGGAGGTCACGGGCAGAGGGGACGGTGCGGGACAGGCCTACCCGCCACTCCCCGGGCCCTGGGGATGCAGCGTTTCAGCTCATCTGTTCCTCCTGCAGGAGGGAAATAAATGCACACATCCCCACAGATATGCGTACACATACGCATGCATACTCACATaagtacacacagacacacccaaacacacacacacctacacacctGTATGTGTCCACATGTACACGCTCATGTGAATACACGTGCACTCACACATGTACCTACACACCCACACTTGTGCAcgtatacacatgtatgtacacacacacaagcatgtgTTCGTGCGTGTCTTTCCTGCTTGCCTGCTGACACGTGTTATAAGCGTTTTCTCACCAACGTTAGGTTTACACTACTGGGTTTCTCTTCCTTtgctgttgttgtccagtcgctgtcgtgtctgactctgtgaccccacggactgcagcacgccaggcttcccttccttcactatcaccctgagtttgcacaaacccacgtccatcgagtcggtgatgccatccaaccatctcatcctctgtcgtccccttctcctcctgccctcaagctttccagcatcagtgtcttttccaatgagtcggctcttcacatcaagtggccaaagtattggagttccagcttcatcatcagtccttccaatgaatagtcagggttgatttcctttaggattgactagtttgatctccttgctgtccaaaggactctcaagagttttcggcagcaccacaattcaaaagcattaattctttggcgctcagccttctttacggtccagctctcacatccatacatgaccactgggaaaaccatcgCTTTGCCTAGATCgatctttgtcggcaaactaatgtctctgctttttaatatgctgtctaggttgccattgcttttctttcaaggagcgagcgtcttttaatttcatggctgcagtcaccatctgcagtgattttggagcccaagaaaataaagtctgtcactgtttccactttttcctattctatttgccacgaagtatTTGGACTGGaggctatgatcttcgttttttgaatgttgagttctaagccagctttttcactctcctctttcaccctcatcaagaggctctttagttcctcttcactttctgccgttagagtggtacTATCTGCAtactgaggttgctgatatttccggccatcttgattccagcttgtgagtcccccagcccagcgtttcgcgTGACGCACTCCGCATACAAGTCAAATGAGAACTGAGGCCTCGGCGGATCAGCCCTCAGCCAGCCTGGCCCATGGTTTCTTCCCTGCTTAGGGAGCTGCGTGGGGAGCCTCGTTTGCTGCGGTGGGGTCCTCTCCGCCGGACGCTGCACAGTTGGCAGCACTTCACACTCCCCTGTCTTTACGCAGCGCTTTCTCTCACTTGGTCTCCGTGGCAGCCGGGCGGGCAGTCAGACTCAGCCCGTTTCCAGGAGGTGGGAACTGGGGCGCAGGGGAGCACCGGCGGCAGGGTGAGGGGGTGCAAGCCCAGCTCTGCCGCCCAGCCCCGGGGCGAGCCTGCGGCAGTGGGGGGCGCACCCCCTACTCCCAGAGAGTGGGCAGCAGGGGGAGGCCGCCTCTTAGCAGGGGTGGAGcctgcaggggcagggggtgcATCCTGGAAGACACGGCTTCTTGGCTGacaccccccgccccgggccggACTGTGTCCCCGCTCAGCGCTGGTGTCAGGGTTGTTACTGTCCTACAGCTGCCCCCCGACTTGGCCCCAACCCAGAAGGCGCTGGTCCCAGGGTCATGCCGGCCTTCTCTCTGACTTTTCAGACACATCAGAAGAAGCtgagacgcagcagcagcaggaggaacaAGGTACGTCCTTCCCACATGGCCTGGGAGCCCTTGGGGCGTGGGGCTGGGCCTCGGGGTGGCGCGGGCCACGGACCTCACTCCTCTATGGGGAAGGGCTGGTGACATGCAGTCTGGCCTTGGGGGGAGGTTGGGTGAAGCGGAGGTGAGGCTCCCCCCATCACTGTGCCCACCGCCCTGCACTGCCCCCAGTGTAGATGGGGTGACCTCTCCACTGCCCGGCCCATAGCCTGGCCTCCTTCACTGTCCCCAGCAAAGAAGCACATCCCCGCCATTGCCCGAAAGTGaaaaagtcattcagtcacgtccggctctttgcgatcccatggactatacagtccatgggattctccaggccagattactggagtggggaacctttcccttctccaggggatcttctgaacccagggattgaacccaggcctcccgcactgcaggcggattctgagCCATAAGGGGTGAGCTTAGGCCTGACtctgggtttctttctttctctctttttctggctgcaccaggTTTTAGGTGCAgcttgcaaactcttagttggggcTTGTGGGagctcgttccctgaccagggagcaaacccaggccccctgtgttTGGAATGCcgagacttagccactggaccaccaggaagtccctgggTTTCTTTCATTTAACCCAGAGCAGCTGACTTTCCCCGTGAGCTGCTTGGAGGGGTGCAGGGGGTGGAGAGGGCGCTACCTTGGACCTTACGTTGGAAAAGTCCCTGGAGGACGTGCTCTTTCCCACGCCTGCAGCTCCGCCACAGCAGACGGTCTGCTTCAGGGACAGCCTGGGGACGCACAAGCCGAGGACCCTTTGAGATTTCCTGGGAATGGGATCCATCCACACACAAACACGGAAGGGCCCCTTGGAGGGGGGCTGGAAGCAGCCCCTGGGTCCCAGGGCTATCCCGGGGCCCTCCCCGCTCCCCAGATTTCTGCAGGCTGCCTTGGGGAGGACCTCAGCTGTCAGGGGCAGGGTAACAGGGATAATGCAGGAAGACCCCCCCGGGCAGACCACACCCCTCCAACAGACGCGGGCGTTTCTTAGCCAATCAAGTACACGGTCGAGTTGTACATTTGCTGCTCAaccgtatttgtttgttttttttttctaattcctaGCCTTTACCAACTAATAGCTTTGAACACACTTTACAACTGAACTTGAAACAGAAGAGTCTTTACCTCCTGCTTCTTTCCTTCTAAATTCCCCTTCAAAGCCCATGTTTTCCCAACAGGAAACGTAGCTTGTTTGCTCCTCAAGGCTGGACATGCCTCCAGGTGCTGAGTCCATCCAAGGCCAACAGGCCCTCGGCGGGCAGGGCAGGCGTGGGCAGCTCCTGTCCCCAGACTCTTCAGCCCTTGTTTTAACCCTTTAGTAACCTGATTCCCAAACCAGCCCAGACGAGCAGGACCCCGGGGTTCCCATCAGAGGGGCCCCCGTGCTAGGGCCGCGCAGGTGGATGCTGACTCCACTGTCAGTTCTGAGGGCACTTTGGAGCTCACGCTGGTCAGTAGCTCTGGTTGGCTACAGCTTGATGTCTTGGGTTCCGGCACGTGGCCGAGAGGAGAGGACTACGGTGAGGCATGTTAGTTGGTAGAAGCTTGGCTAACCTCCTCCATGTCCTCCCGGAAAGTCACCCCTAGAGCCCTGCAGTGTGCCCAGCAGCCCACGGCAACCTCAGATGCCCAGGGAAGCCTTATGGGGGAGGCAACAGGGACGCTGCAGCCAGGAGAGAGACGCCCCCGCCCTGCCTGGACTCAGATCCCACTCTCACCCATCCGGGCATTTTGGTCATTTGCAGAAATGTCCCCACCTTGCCTGAACCCAGAGCCACAGGAGATCCTGCAGACTGTGAAGAATGTTCTAAAACAATGCAAGTCCTGCCGGGGCTGCCCCGAGGAACCAGGGTCCCCCGGTGTCCACAGGGCATCCAGTGGTGCAAGCCTGCCAGACACCGAGGAGCCCTTCTTCTGCCTGGACACAGGAGATGACTGGGCCGACCCAGAGGCCCTGGGCTCTCAGCTGCTGTTCCTGGACTCACCGGGATTCCAGGCTGGTTTCCAGGGCCTGTACGACCTCTCCCCACCCACGCTGAGCAGCGTGTTCGGCGGCTTCACCGACGAGGAGGAGCTGGTCAGGCGGCTGGCTGAGGCCCGTGGGGTGGCCAAAAAAGCTGGGCTGCCCATGGCCCTGGCCAGGCTCTGCTTCCTGCTGGGACGGCTGTGTGTGCGGCAGCTGAAGCTGTCCCAGGCCCGCGTGTACTTCGAGGAAGCCCTGGGGGTGCTCGGGGGCCGCTTCGGGGACCTGGTCCTGGTGGCGGCTGTGTACACCAGCCTGGCCTCAGTCCACCTGCGGCAGAAGAACAAGGAGAAGTGCGCACAGGTGGTGCCCAAGGCCTTGGCCCTGCTCCTGGGGACGCCCGGCCACGTCGGCAGCTCCGAGGCTGATTCCAGCCTCCTGACCCTGGCCCTGCGGAGGGCCATCAGCAGCCGCAGCCCGCAGGCCGAGGCCCGGGCCTGTTTCTTGCTGGCCAAGCACCACGCCCGCCTCAAGCAGCCGGAGGAGGCCATGCCCTTCCtggagaggctgctgctgctgctccccgAGGCAGCGGGGACCCCGGGCACCTCCTGGCCCATGGACTGCTACCTGCTGCTGGCAAGCATCTACAGCCAAAGGTGCTTGCCGCACCTGGCGCTGAGCTGCATCAGGGTGGCCTCGCTGCGGGCACAGGGCTCGCTGGGCAGCGCGCTCCGGAGCGCGGCCCTGGTCCTGCAGAACAGCCCGCGGCTCCCCCTCCTGCCTGCCCAGCTTGCTCACTACCTCCGGCGGGCACTGGCCACCCTGGCCTCTGGGTCCGGGCAGGCCCTACATGGCCCTGTCTACGCCAGCCTGGCCCAGCTGTACAGCCAGCATGGGTGGCAGGGCAGGGCCATCGCCTTCATGGCTCAGGCCGTGGAGACAGATGCCCGGCTGGGCGGCTGCACCGTCGTGGACCGCCTGGTGGCCCTGGCCTGGCTGCATGTCCTTCACAGGCAGAGCCCGGCAGCCCTGGGCATCCTGGAGTCCCTCCTGGAGGCCGCGGTGGCCACCCCAGACCAAGAGGGTCTGATCACCAACATGATGGCCATTGCACTGAAAAGAACCGGCAGGACCCGGCGGGCGGCCGAGAGCTACTACCGCGCCCTGAGGGTGGCCCGGCGCCTGAGCCGCCCGCAGAACGAGGCGGTGGTCCTGGCCAACTTCGGGGCCCTGTGTCTGCAGGCCGGCGCTGGCGGGCTGGCCCAGCACTACCTCCTGGAGGCCGTGAAGCTCTTCTCGCGGCTGCCCAGCAGGGAGGGCAGCCCGGACTTCACCCGGGTGCTGCTGCGGCTGGGGGACCTGTGCACCCGCAGGGCGCTCGCCCGGCAGGCCAAGTGCTACTACGAGTGGGCCTTCCTGGTTGCTGTGGAGATGGACCATTGGGAGAGTGAGTGTTGGGCAGGGGGCTGCCTGGGGAGCAAGGGCTCTTTGCACTTCTGTTCAGAGCGTCCTGGGGGGTGCAAATCGGAGGCAAGCGGTCGCTTCTCCACCGAGAATGCCGAGTGTTGGGAACCAGCGGGTGCTTTGAGGTGCCCCGTGCTGGGCCAGATGTCACCATGGCAACCAGCTCATCCCGGGTTGCCTGGGACCATCCTGCTTTCTGCACTGAAAGTCCCGAGGCCGGGAATCCTGGCAGTCTCGGGCAGACAGGCAGTGGGTGACCCCGGAcacagcccaggccaggcagGGGGGCAGCCAAGCCAAAGCGGCCATGTGGGCTTCGCATACCGGGTGCTCTGCTGGCGCTGTATCCTTAGCATCTCCCAACAGCCGGGCACACCAGGCACCTCCCCAGGCCCAGAGCGTGCGGGGAAGCTGCTGCGAGTGGCAGGCGATGGGCGGGGCTCCACCAGCAAACACGCCCAGGTGGTCCTCACTGGGGGCTGGCGGCCAAGCCACAGGACACAGATGCTCAGGTCACGAGAGCCCCAGAAGCAGGCACTCAGCTTGATGGTGGGGCGGCTCCAGGCCCTAGCTGGTAGGGGGCCGGCTGTTTAGTCTGGGACCCAAGGGAAGAGAAGAATTTAGCCAAGTACGGAGGGGGCCTGGCAGGAGGCGCagcagcctgtgcaaaggccctggggtgagcGACTGGGCCCTGCGGGGTGGTGCCAAGTTCGGAGTGGCTCAGGTGATGAAGGTGAGAGCCTCAGGTGGGAAGCTAGGCAGGGGCCCCAGACCTCAGGCTGTGGTTTGGCATTTTCCTGAGAGCACTGGGGTGCTACTGAGGGATGTAGTTTCTGCTCAGTGAGGCTGGAAGGGGGATCCCCTGGACCTCCAGGAGGGGCCAGGAGCTGGGTCCCCCAACCTGCCCTGCAGCCTTGGGCAGGTGCGGGCCATGGTCACCAAGGGCACTTGGCCCCCGCTGGCCTCTCAGAAAACTTCTGTGACCCCCACGCCCCCAGCCCAGGCACTAGGGGATTCAGACTTGGGAGTGCAAAGCTGGGGGACCCAGGAGGTCCTCCGGGGGTCAGGGGGTCTGCCCCTCCGCCATATGGAGCAGGGAGGGGACTGAGGGCAGTGCTGACCCCGGGTCACCCAGTCCTTGCGCTGGTTCCGTTTTCAGTGCGTTTCACTGGTTTGTGTCTTTCTCAGTTTGTCCCTTTCATCGAGGTCGGCTCATTTGTTGGTGTACGGTCGCTCACAGCTTCCCCTTTTTTTCCGTGAGATCCGTGGTGATGTCCCATGTATCCCTCCTGATTTTAGTCCTCTCCGGCTACCTCCTTTCTTTGCTTGGTCAGTCTGGCTAAAATTTTGTCACTTTTGTTAACCTTTTCAAAGAACTGTCATTGGTTTCACTGTTGTCTATGTTTCCATTCTCTACTTTACTATTTTATCGTCTCCTCTTGAACTTTGATTTTTCCTTTCGTTTGCTTGCCTTGGGTCGAGTTaactttttctagtttcttaagggtgaactttaggttttttatttgaaatttttattcgTTTTTGGTTGTTTATCTTCTAAAATACTTAGCTATTTGATTGAGccggtcttggttgcagcatacAAAATCTTAGTTGGAGCGTGCAGGCTTTagatccctgaccaaggattgaacccaggtcccctgcattgggagtgcagaatcttaaccactggaccaccaaggaagtccccagttTCCCTCTTTGACCCACTGGTGATTTGGTGgtgatgctcagtcgtgtctgactcttgcgaccaaccccatggactgtagcctgccaggctcctctgtccatgggattctccaggcaagaataccggagtgggttgccatttccttctccaggggatccttccgacccaggagtcaaacccgggtctctgtgttgcaggcagattctttaccgactgagcaacaagggaagcccagtgatttAGGAATGTGCTATTCATTTCTACAGATACGTGAATATTCCAAACTCCTTTGTGTTACTGATTTCTTACTTCATTCATTGCTCCTGGAAGATATGCCTCGTATGCTTTTGACCCTTTTATGCTTACTGAAGATGGTTCTGAGAGGCAGCCTCtagtctgtcctggagaatgtcccATGGGCACGTGGAGGATGTTGTGTTCTGCTGTCGTTGGGGGTGTGCTCTGCGCTCTGTTAGGTCTGGTTGGTTTGTGGTGTCATCAGGTCTTCTCTTGGCTTGTTCACTGCCGGGTCATTTTCAGTAGTGTAAGTTCCCAGTTGTTTCCATTCCTCTGGCTTTAGAACAGGCGAGTAAGGCTGTGGGCTTGGAGCCCGGCTTCACGGAGGAGCATCGACTGTGGAATGCAGGAGCCGGATTTGAATCCCGTCTCCACCGCATGTCTTTTGCTCCAGCTTTGGACTCAGCTTACCTGTCTGCCTTgtcggggctgcaaagagtcggacacgactgagcagctgagcatgctCGCATGCAGCCCCTGTCTGTCTGGGAGGAGCTTTGTGAAGCAGAAACATGTCCCGGTCCATCAGGGGAGCCCAGTCGGGACCACCCAGCCTGGGAGTTCTCCAGTGACCAGCACTGTCCCTCGAGCACCTGTGACGTGCCCTGCCTGGCCCCGTCACGGCTGCTGGCCGGCTGTGTGACCTCGAGCCGGACACCCAGCCTGTCCCCACATGGAGCGACCCCAGCTCACAGAGGCGGGCACGCCGCAGGGGCCGCAGCCCCTCGAAGGCCGCTGCAGAGCCTGACAGGGCCTCTCCCTCCGTCTCCCGCCAGGCCAGCTGCTCGCCGTCCAGCGGCTCTGCCACTTCTACAGCGCGGTTGTGCCCAACGAGGCCCGCTGCGTCGTCTACCACGAGTTCCAGCTCTCGCTGGCCCGCAGAGTGAACGACAAGGTGCTGGAGGGGCAGCTCCTGGAGACCATTAGCCAGCTCTACCTGTCCCTGGGCACCGAGCGGTGAGGGCCGGCCCCGGGCGGGAGGGTGCGGACGCCGTCCCAGGACAGCCCTCTGTCCTTGTGGCGGCGGGCGCCGAGCCAGCAAGCTCTGTCTTGTCCCCAAGGGCGGGGGTGAAGCATGTGTTTCTGAGTCATCCTCCCTGCCGTGGTAGCTTCTGGAAGCTGGCCCCAGCCTGCCCTGAGTGTTCTCCCGCTGGCCCAGCGTTAGGCCACGTAGTCTGGTCTCGTTTGTCCCCTCACGTGTGAGGACAGGGACCGTGTGTGCCTGGAGGGTCCTAGTCCACAGGAGACAGTGACTGCCCCGCTTGCTTCCCCGGAGCAGGGTTTTGGGGTCACCTGTGAAGCCCACCCAGAGCGTCCTGACCGGGGGTGGGGAACAGATGGCTGGACCACACAGCTCACAGGCTGGTGGAGTCCCATAACACCCCATCCAGCGTGGGGGCTCCTTGAGAGCAGAGAAGGGGCTGGATTCCCTGGGACTCAGGAGGGACGCCTCTTACCCTGGGGCTTCAGTTTCACAGCAGGACCAATGGGCCCACAACCTTGGCCAAGGCTCCTCCAAGTGGGGTCCCGGAGTCAGCAGGTCCCCCTCACCTGGGTGCTGGTTGGAGATGTGCATTGctaggcttcccagggggctcagcggtaaagaacccgcttcccagtgcaggagatgcaagagacgcaggtttgatccctgggtcaggaagatcccctggagaagggcatggcaacccactccgatattcttgcctggagaattccgtggacagaggagcctggagggctacagtccacaggtttaCAAAaagcgggacacgactgagcacacacgcgtgGCAGGCCTCAGCCTGGACCTCCTGAGCCAGCAGCTCCGAGAGCCAGGCCCTGCCATCTGTGTCTAACCAGCCCCCTGGGTGGTTCTGATGCTCCATCCGTGTCAGAACCCCTGGCCTGGATGGGCTCTACATTTCTGTCCAGGGGCCATGATCCCTGCTGTGTCTGGAGGTGACGTGGGCctgtgtgtgtggaggtggggcAGAGACGAATCGCTCACTCCTTAAGGCCCCACGGCCACCTGCTTCCCTCCCGAAGACCTCCTCACCTTTGCAGGACGAGGGCCGTGTGTTGCCCTGGTCTCCAGTCAGCCTGGACACGCAGGCTCTGGCCCCCTGATGCCCCAGGTCCAGGGTGGCCAGACGGGCCCCCAGGAAGAGCCCGGTCCCCTCCACGCAGGGGGGCGGCCGGCCCGGGAGGCCGGCTCTGAGCACCCACCTCTATCTAACCCCAGAGCCTACAGGTCCGCCCTGGAGTACACCAAGCGCAGCCTGGGGGTTTTCATCGAC
This window contains:
- the SH3TC1 gene encoding SH3 domain and tetratricopeptide repeat-containing protein 1 isoform X3, with the protein product MEGPEEPAPRGNGPAGPWGGSGDHGVREVAKSTSVSWERPRPEEAKATVRGDLTLQLLAVRRKSGLPDPNLQQALRGQLRLLENESCEVARTLGELSARLLSIHSDQDRLVVTFKTFEEIWKFSTYHALGFTHHCLENLLMDQAFWLLEPDEDQETAVRVQVDAEALRLAYESLLVQEGPFFVLCPDHHVRVRNGPQPFRRPPRGPQADAATAVDSPAPSPGTSSEAEGAAAAAPEPLIPFHQWALRVPKDSVNDPLGGPVAPDVQLMAMGPALAVADCQGSGPEEMTFRSGDRIEILGAQVPGLPWCLGRHTASGQVGFVRTSLINVQGQASDLENVIFLSEEERSFFSREGHFSEEEARQLLRRTSSTNVCTMYRLDTSEEAETQQQQEEQEMSPPCLNPEPQEILQTVKNVLKQCKSCRGCPEEPGSPGVHRASSGASLPDTEEPFFCLDTGDDWADPEALGSQLLFLDSPGFQAGFQGLYDLSPPTLSSVFGGFTDEEELVRRLAEARGVAKKAGLPMALARLCFLLGRLCVRQLKLSQARVYFEEALGVLGGRFGDLVLVAAVYTSLASVHLRQKNKEKCAQVVPKALALLLGTPGHVGSSEADSSLLTLALRRAISSRSPQAEARACFLLAKHHARLKQPEEAMPFLERLLLLLPEAAGTPGTSWPMDCYLLLASIYSQRCLPHLALSCIRVASLRAQGSLGSALRSAALVLQNSPRLPLLPAQLAHYLRRALATLASGSGQALHGPVYASLAQLYSQHGWQGRAIAFMAQAVETDARLGGCTVVDRLVALAWLHVLHRQSPAALGILESLLEAAVATPDQEGLITNMMAIALKRTGRTRRAAESYYRALRVARRLSRPQNEAVVLANFGALCLQAGAGGLAQHYLLEAVKLFSRLPSREGSPDFTRVLLRLGDLCTRRALARQAKCYYEWAFLVAVEMDHWESQLLAVQRLCHFYSAVVPNEARCVVYHEFQLSLARRVNDKVLEGQLLETISQLYLSLGTERAYRSALEYTKRSLGVFIDLLKKDKEAHAWLQAGKIYYVLRQSELVDLYIQAAQNAALYTGDPGLGLQLFEEAGDIFFNGTWDREKAVSFYRDRALPLAVSTGSREAELRLCNKLSALLAETEAPQEGLEFAHTALALSLTLGDQLNQRVACHRLAALHHRLGHGELAEHFYLKALSLCTSPLEFDEETLYYVKVYLALGNIIFYDLKDPLDAAGYYQLALAAAMGLGSKRAQMKLCARLASIYHHSLLDRETSLFFYQKARTFATELSVRRGRLAPGPPS
- the SH3TC1 gene encoding SH3 domain and tetratricopeptide repeat-containing protein 1 isoform X1, translating into MINQPWEAAQQLRPASRRAQTQRGSGAGSRGRWRPLCSPTGCGRRRRPAGPASEEPGAAIWCPLSYRAGHRYGALDGQRSAWHAEPLAVRPPSAMEGPEEPAPRGNGPAGPWGGSGDHGVREVAKSTSVSWERPRPEEAKATVRGDLTLQLLAVRRKSGLPDPNLQQALRGQLRLLENESCEVARTLGELSARLLSIHSDQDRLVVTFKTFEEIWKFSTYHALGFTHHCLENLLMDQAFWLLEPDEDQETAVRVQVDAEALRLAYESLLVQEGPFFVLCPDHHVRVRNGPQPFRRPPRGPQADAATAVDSPAPSPGTSSEAEGAAAAAPEPLIPFHQWALRVPKDSVNDPLGGPVAPDVQLMAMGPALAVADCQGSGPEEMTFRSGDRIEILGAQVPGLPWCLGRHTASGQVGFVRTSLINVQGQASDLENVIFLSEEERSFFSREGHFSEEEARQLLRRTSSTNVCTMYRLDTSEEAETQQQQEEQEMSPPCLNPEPQEILQTVKNVLKQCKSCRGCPEEPGSPGVHRASSGASLPDTEEPFFCLDTGDDWADPEALGSQLLFLDSPGFQAGFQGLYDLSPPTLSSVFGGFTDEEELVRRLAEARGVAKKAGLPMALARLCFLLGRLCVRQLKLSQARVYFEEALGVLGGRFGDLVLVAAVYTSLASVHLRQKNKEKCAQVVPKALALLLGTPGHVGSSEADSSLLTLALRRAISSRSPQAEARACFLLAKHHARLKQPEEAMPFLERLLLLLPEAAGTPGTSWPMDCYLLLASIYSQRCLPHLALSCIRVASLRAQGSLGSALRSAALVLQNSPRLPLLPAQLAHYLRRALATLASGSGQALHGPVYASLAQLYSQHGWQGRAIAFMAQAVETDARLGGCTVVDRLVALAWLHVLHRQSPAALGILESLLEAAVATPDQEGLITNMMAIALKRTGRTRRAAESYYRALRVARRLSRPQNEAVVLANFGALCLQAGAGGLAQHYLLEAVKLFSRLPSREGSPDFTRVLLRLGDLCTRRALARQAKCYYEWAFLVAVEMDHWESQLLAVQRLCHFYSAVVPNEARCVVYHEFQLSLARRVNDKVLEGQLLETISQLYLSLGTERAYRSALEYTKRSLGVFIDLLKKDKEAHAWLQAGKIYYVLRQSELVDLYIQAAQNAALYTGDPGLGLQLFEEAGDIFFNGTWDREKAVSFYRDRALPLAVSTGSREAELRLCNKLSALLAETEAPQEGLEFAHTALALSLTLGDQLNQRVACHRLAALHHRLGHGELAEHFYLKALSLCTSPLEFDEETLYYVKVYLALGNIIFYDLKDPLDAAGYYQLALAAAMGLGSKRAQMKLCARLASIYHHSLLDRETSLFFYQKARTFATELSVRRGRLAPGPPS